A single window of Rhodococcus jostii RHA1 DNA harbors:
- a CDS encoding cysteine hydrolase family protein, with protein MAAVQNDFCSPDGSLAQRGFDVTAPVAMAPRLEHLVASARTAGVRVIFVRTLHDETTDTPQWLGRVGEGPDAARTGITCRTGTPGADYYAVAPHDGDVVITKNRFSAFVGTNLDLTLRSLGIDSLLFTGVATEVCVESSLRSALFHEYWVSLVEDCAATYSRTAHDASVSVVAQNFGTVITAEKLATFWTAGL; from the coding sequence GTGGCGGCGGTGCAGAACGATTTCTGCTCTCCCGACGGGTCGCTGGCACAGAGGGGTTTCGACGTGACCGCCCCGGTGGCGATGGCTCCGCGACTGGAGCACCTCGTCGCGTCCGCGCGCACAGCCGGGGTCCGGGTGATCTTCGTACGCACCCTGCACGACGAAACCACCGATACACCCCAGTGGCTCGGCCGTGTGGGCGAGGGACCGGACGCGGCACGCACCGGAATTACCTGCCGCACAGGAACACCCGGGGCAGACTACTATGCCGTCGCTCCGCACGACGGCGACGTGGTGATCACGAAGAACCGGTTCAGCGCATTCGTCGGCACCAACCTCGACCTCACTCTGCGTTCCCTCGGCATCGATTCCCTGCTCTTCACCGGCGTCGCCACCGAGGTGTGTGTCGAGTCGAGTCTGCGGAGCGCGCTGTTTCACGAATACTGGGTTTCGCTCGTCGAAGACTGCGCTGCCACCTACAGTCGAACAGCCCACGACGCTTCGGTGTCCGTCGTCGCACAGAACTTCGGCACCGTGATCACGGCCGAGAAGCTCGCGACGTTCTGGACTGCAGGATTGTGA
- a CDS encoding sugar phosphate isomerase/epimerase family protein, translated as MEIGLITDSVSHLPFETALDLAQEHGLNSVEVATGNWSEAPHADLDTLVSSADARAEFAEKISSRGLTLSALNANGNQLHPVSGQAHDAVIRKTVELASALDVPTVVLMSGLPGAKGDTNPNWITTAWPPENLDVLAYQWNEVAIPYWKELAAFARDHDVKLAVEACGGQLVHNASAMLRLIDSAGADVVGANLDPSHLMWMGADIPTVIRALGTSIFHVHAKDIRINSWTAQRDGLLDTGPLTDPLGRAWNYVTLGLGHPAGATFWADFVYNLRAVGYYGTLNIEHEDALVNSLEGVGRAATLLKQVALVEAPDWTPAKI; from the coding sequence ATGGAAATAGGACTGATCACCGACTCGGTCAGCCATCTACCCTTCGAGACAGCTCTCGACCTCGCGCAGGAACACGGGTTGAACTCGGTCGAGGTCGCAACGGGAAACTGGTCGGAGGCGCCGCACGCCGACCTCGACACACTGGTCTCGTCCGCGGACGCGCGCGCCGAGTTCGCCGAGAAGATCTCCAGCCGGGGCCTGACGCTGAGCGCCCTGAACGCCAACGGCAACCAACTGCATCCGGTGTCGGGACAGGCGCATGACGCCGTCATCCGCAAGACCGTCGAACTCGCGAGCGCACTCGACGTCCCGACCGTCGTCCTCATGTCCGGACTGCCGGGCGCGAAAGGTGACACCAACCCGAACTGGATCACCACGGCGTGGCCGCCGGAGAACCTCGATGTCCTCGCCTATCAGTGGAACGAGGTCGCGATTCCTTACTGGAAGGAGCTCGCGGCCTTCGCCCGGGATCACGACGTCAAGCTCGCTGTCGAAGCGTGCGGAGGTCAACTCGTGCACAACGCTTCGGCGATGCTCCGGCTGATCGACAGCGCGGGTGCCGACGTGGTGGGCGCGAACCTGGACCCGTCCCACCTGATGTGGATGGGCGCCGACATCCCCACCGTCATTCGCGCGCTCGGAACGTCGATCTTCCACGTGCATGCGAAGGACATCCGCATCAACTCCTGGACCGCGCAGCGTGATGGACTCCTCGACACCGGGCCGCTGACCGATCCGCTGGGTCGGGCCTGGAACTACGTCACCCTCGGTCTCGGTCACCCGGCCGGTGCCACGTTCTGGGCGGACTTCGTCTACAACCTCCGCGCGGTCGGATACTACGGCACCCTCAACATCGAGCACGAGGACGCACTCGTCAATTCCCTCGAAGGCGTCGGCCGGGCGGCGACACTCCTGAAGCAGGTCGCCCTCGTCGAGGCACCCGACTGGACTCCGGCGAAAATCTGA
- a CDS encoding arsenate reductase ArsC — translation MTRPSVLFVCVHNAGRSQMAAGFLAHLAGDRIEVRSAGSAPAATVNPAAVDAMAEIGIDISGQSPKILTPGAVETSDVVITMGCGDACPVFPGVSYRDWALDDPAGKGVDAVRPIRDEIKARVEALIAELVPATA, via the coding sequence ATGACCAGGCCCAGTGTGTTGTTCGTCTGCGTCCACAACGCCGGCCGCTCCCAGATGGCCGCCGGGTTCCTGGCCCACCTCGCCGGTGATCGGATCGAGGTCCGCTCAGCTGGGTCCGCGCCGGCCGCTACCGTCAACCCGGCAGCGGTCGACGCCATGGCCGAGATCGGGATCGACATCTCCGGCCAATCCCCGAAGATCCTGACCCCAGGGGCCGTCGAAACCTCCGACGTGGTGATCACGATGGGCTGCGGCGACGCCTGCCCCGTCTTCCCCGGGGTCAGCTATCGGGACTGGGCGCTCGACGATCCGGCAGGCAAGGGCGTCGACGCGGTTCGTCCGATCCGCGACGAGATCAAGGCGCGAGTCGAAGCGCTGATCGCCGAACTCGTCCCCGCCACCGCCTGA
- a CDS encoding protein kinase domain-containing protein, whose translation MTDDDPFATQRDASGSVTADLAAAGFEDAQEIGRGGFGVVYRCTQAALDRTVAVKVLTADLDEQNRERFVREQRAAGRLTGHPNVVNVLHVGVTDNGRPYIVMPYHAQDSLDTRIRRHGPLPLDEALRLGVKMAGALETAHRLGILHRDVKPGNILLTDYGEPALSDFGIARIAGGFETTAGVVTGSPAFTAPEVVTGEPPSAAADVYGLGATLFAAMTGHAAFERRSGEQVVAQFLRIAAEPGPDPRKHGIPEDVSTIIERAMSGTSEGRPSATELGQQLRASQRLHGFPVDEMALHAEAGAVQPKEDVRVPPPHQLVSHAHEFFREVTSFVGRRNEVAAVKARLSDSRIVTLTGFGGVGKTRLACRVASEVRRTYTGGVWFVDLAAISTPDLVVSAITEALDIRDGMNADGSHYLFEFLGGRHALIVLDNCEHLIEASGSVAAEVVRRSDRVEILATSREPLGVLGETVFEVPPMPVPDEAQLADGQNAKSFHSEAVDLFEQRAASVVPGYTLDDVSRLEVARLCQRLDGIPLAIELAAVRIRSLPLDRVLSREGALFEILTRGNRGGPVRHQTLRGAIDWSFNLCSPEEQALWARLSVFAGGFDFDAVESVCTDPDIVPDAFDLISSLVEKSVISTVQSGSTVRYKLLESIKDYAAEKLAEHGDANAWRRNHRDYFLRLAERSESQSLGSGQLVWNRRMRHERANLRAALEYCLSTPGEARTGLRMAGALWFFWNASGLLRDGRYWLTRALEADREPSSERAKALWVIAWNAMVQGDNPTSKQYLLECSAVAEAIGDRTAQAFAVQFRGAAEMLGNGNLDVALEYLTAGMALHAESGEVNSLTLLGGAQLALVHCLSGNLEQSLAWADDTIASGKSLKEHFSTSWALWARGLALWTQRKYPQASDSLKEALELKQSLSDWLGVSTCTEILAWIAIEEANPVRSARLLGIGRTLCGEMGSTPLFGNDTLIRMRTSYEQRTRQLLGDSAFEKESRVGERLEHLASIEFALQKRTSKPAPATPAAKVKLTPREKEVGKLVAEGLTNKEIAERLVISPRTAEGHVDRILTKTGHRSRAQLAAWIAREESIESRNP comes from the coding sequence ATGACCGACGACGATCCCTTCGCGACGCAACGCGACGCGTCGGGTTCGGTCACGGCCGATCTGGCGGCTGCCGGATTCGAGGACGCACAAGAGATCGGCCGCGGCGGTTTCGGCGTCGTCTACCGCTGCACCCAGGCGGCCCTCGACCGCACTGTGGCGGTCAAGGTCCTCACCGCCGACCTCGACGAGCAGAACCGGGAGCGTTTCGTCCGCGAGCAGCGCGCCGCGGGCAGGCTGACCGGGCACCCCAATGTCGTCAATGTCCTCCATGTGGGCGTCACCGACAACGGTCGGCCGTACATCGTCATGCCGTACCACGCCCAGGACTCACTCGACACGCGGATCCGCCGCCACGGACCTCTCCCGCTCGACGAAGCGCTGCGACTCGGGGTGAAGATGGCCGGTGCCCTCGAGACTGCCCACCGCCTCGGGATCCTTCACCGCGACGTCAAGCCTGGAAACATCCTGCTCACCGACTACGGCGAGCCGGCACTGTCAGATTTCGGCATCGCCCGTATCGCCGGCGGGTTCGAGACCACCGCCGGCGTCGTGACGGGTTCGCCGGCGTTCACTGCCCCCGAGGTGGTGACCGGCGAACCCCCGAGTGCCGCTGCCGACGTGTACGGCCTCGGCGCCACGTTGTTCGCTGCGATGACCGGTCACGCTGCCTTCGAACGCCGTAGCGGGGAGCAGGTGGTGGCCCAATTCCTGAGGATTGCCGCCGAGCCCGGTCCGGACCCACGGAAGCACGGCATTCCCGAGGACGTCAGCACGATCATCGAACGTGCCATGTCCGGCACCTCGGAGGGCCGACCCTCCGCCACGGAACTCGGTCAACAACTCCGAGCATCTCAACGCCTCCATGGTTTTCCCGTTGACGAGATGGCACTGCACGCCGAAGCGGGAGCCGTGCAGCCAAAGGAGGACGTGAGGGTGCCGCCGCCTCACCAACTCGTCTCCCATGCACACGAATTCTTTCGCGAAGTGACAAGTTTCGTCGGACGCCGCAATGAAGTAGCCGCAGTCAAGGCCCGTCTGTCGGATTCCCGGATAGTGACCCTCACCGGATTTGGTGGGGTAGGGAAAACCCGGCTGGCGTGCCGCGTCGCCTCGGAAGTGCGCAGAACCTACACCGGCGGCGTCTGGTTTGTGGATCTCGCCGCGATCTCCACTCCAGACCTTGTCGTCAGCGCGATTACCGAGGCGCTCGACATTCGAGACGGAATGAATGCGGACGGTAGTCACTACCTGTTCGAATTCCTCGGTGGAAGACATGCACTCATCGTTTTGGACAACTGCGAGCACTTGATCGAGGCGAGCGGAAGCGTCGCCGCCGAGGTTGTTCGGCGGTCGGACCGTGTGGAGATCCTGGCAACCAGTCGGGAGCCTCTCGGTGTGCTGGGTGAGACCGTGTTCGAGGTACCCCCCATGCCGGTCCCCGACGAAGCTCAACTCGCCGACGGACAGAACGCCAAGAGCTTTCACTCCGAGGCGGTCGATCTTTTCGAGCAACGCGCTGCCTCCGTCGTCCCCGGATACACCCTCGACGACGTGAGCCGCCTGGAGGTTGCACGCCTGTGCCAGCGGCTGGACGGCATCCCTCTGGCGATCGAACTCGCAGCGGTCCGGATCAGGTCCCTTCCCCTCGACCGCGTCCTGTCGCGCGAGGGCGCACTCTTCGAAATTCTGACGCGAGGAAACCGTGGCGGACCGGTACGGCATCAAACGCTGCGTGGCGCCATCGATTGGAGCTTCAATCTGTGCTCGCCGGAGGAACAAGCCCTGTGGGCGCGGCTGTCCGTCTTCGCGGGCGGGTTCGATTTCGATGCGGTCGAGAGCGTCTGCACCGATCCGGACATCGTTCCGGACGCGTTTGACCTGATCTCCAGTCTTGTCGAAAAGTCGGTCATTTCCACCGTTCAATCCGGATCCACCGTTCGATACAAACTGTTGGAAAGCATCAAGGACTACGCGGCCGAGAAACTTGCCGAGCACGGCGACGCGAATGCGTGGCGCAGGAATCATCGAGACTACTTCCTGCGTTTGGCCGAACGCAGCGAGAGCCAGTCACTGGGGTCAGGGCAGCTGGTATGGAACCGTCGTATGCGGCACGAGCGGGCGAATCTGCGGGCGGCGCTGGAGTACTGCCTGTCCACCCCCGGGGAGGCCCGAACCGGTCTTCGGATGGCGGGTGCGTTGTGGTTCTTCTGGAACGCGAGTGGCCTGCTGCGCGACGGGCGGTACTGGCTGACCCGGGCCTTGGAGGCCGACCGGGAGCCGAGCAGTGAGAGGGCGAAAGCGCTCTGGGTGATCGCGTGGAACGCCATGGTTCAGGGCGACAACCCGACCTCCAAGCAGTATTTGCTGGAATGCAGCGCAGTCGCGGAAGCGATCGGTGATCGAACCGCCCAGGCGTTTGCAGTTCAGTTCCGGGGTGCGGCGGAGATGCTCGGAAACGGAAATCTCGACGTCGCGCTGGAGTATCTGACTGCCGGCATGGCACTTCACGCAGAGTCAGGGGAAGTCAACTCCCTGACACTGCTGGGCGGCGCTCAGCTCGCTTTAGTGCACTGCCTGTCCGGAAACCTGGAACAATCCCTTGCCTGGGCGGACGACACCATCGCCTCAGGCAAGTCGCTGAAGGAGCACTTCTCGACGTCATGGGCGCTGTGGGCCCGCGGACTTGCCCTGTGGACCCAGCGCAAGTACCCGCAAGCTTCGGACTCGTTGAAAGAAGCGCTCGAACTGAAGCAGTCATTGAGCGACTGGTTGGGCGTGAGTACATGCACCGAGATTCTGGCGTGGATCGCGATCGAGGAAGCAAACCCCGTCCGATCCGCCCGCCTGCTCGGTATCGGGCGCACACTGTGCGGCGAGATGGGGAGCACTCCACTCTTCGGAAACGACACGTTGATCCGTATGCGGACTTCTTACGAACAACGCACCCGTCAGCTGCTGGGTGACTCTGCGTTCGAGAAAGAATCCCGGGTCGGTGAGCGTCTCGAACACCTCGCGTCGATCGAATTCGCGTTGCAAAAGCGCACGTCCAAGCCGGCGCCGGCCACTCCTGCAGCGAAGGTGAAACTCACACCTCGTGAAAAAGAAGTGGGAAAGCTGGTGGCCGAGGGACTGACGAACAAGGAGATCGCGGAAAGGTTGGTTATCTCGCCCCGTACCGCAGAAGGACATGTAGATCGCATCCTCACGAAGACCGGGCATCGATCCCGCGCGCAGCTTGCCGCCTGGATCGCCCGCGAGGAGAGCATCGAGTCCCGAAATCCCTAG
- a CDS encoding epoxide hydrolase family protein, with translation MSFATDVTIRPFTAQFPDSELEALRERIETTRWPETETVADQSQGTPLATSKALAQYWASEYDWRKVEAKLNALPQYITEIDGLDIHFIHVRSKHEDALPLVVTHGWPGSIVEQLKIIDPLTNPTAHGGDASDAFHLVIPSMPGYGFSGKPTTTGWGPDRIARAWVELMKRLGYNRYVAQGGDWGAIVTEAMAVQGPPELLGIHTNMAKVVPPEIDQALLTGHPVPADLSDDEQAACDQLAFFYQHIGYAVEMGSRPETLIGLADSPVGLAAFMIDHDPASLALISRVFAGQPEGLTRDDILDNITLFWLTNTALSAARLYWENNAPFFAAGSVSIPVAVSVFPDELYQAPRSWAEKAYPNLIHFNKLDKGGHFAAWEQPQHLVNELRVGLRSLR, from the coding sequence ATGTCTTTCGCAACCGACGTCACCATCCGGCCGTTCACAGCCCAGTTCCCCGACTCCGAACTCGAGGCACTGCGTGAGCGCATCGAGACCACCCGCTGGCCCGAAACGGAAACCGTCGCAGATCAGTCGCAGGGCACACCGCTCGCGACGAGCAAGGCACTGGCGCAGTACTGGGCCTCGGAATACGACTGGCGCAAGGTCGAGGCGAAGCTGAATGCTCTGCCGCAGTACATCACTGAGATCGACGGGTTGGACATTCATTTCATTCACGTCCGCTCGAAGCACGAGGATGCGTTGCCGCTCGTCGTCACACATGGGTGGCCCGGTTCGATCGTCGAGCAGCTGAAGATCATCGACCCCCTGACCAATCCCACCGCCCATGGTGGTGACGCGTCGGATGCTTTCCATCTGGTGATTCCGTCGATGCCCGGTTACGGATTTTCGGGCAAGCCCACGACGACCGGCTGGGGCCCCGACCGCATCGCACGTGCCTGGGTGGAGCTGATGAAGCGCCTCGGGTACAACCGGTACGTGGCACAGGGCGGGGACTGGGGTGCGATCGTGACAGAGGCGATGGCGGTGCAGGGGCCGCCGGAACTGCTCGGCATTCACACCAACATGGCCAAGGTGGTTCCACCCGAGATCGACCAGGCGCTCCTCACCGGGCATCCCGTGCCCGCCGATCTGTCCGACGACGAACAGGCTGCGTGCGACCAGCTCGCATTCTTCTATCAGCACATCGGCTACGCCGTGGAGATGGGGTCGCGGCCGGAGACACTGATCGGATTGGCGGATTCGCCCGTCGGTCTGGCCGCGTTCATGATCGACCACGACCCGGCGAGTTTGGCGCTGATCTCGCGGGTCTTCGCGGGACAGCCCGAAGGTCTGACGCGAGACGACATCCTCGACAACATCACCCTGTTCTGGCTGACGAACACGGCGTTGTCGGCGGCTCGTCTCTACTGGGAGAACAATGCCCCGTTCTTCGCCGCGGGTAGCGTCTCCATCCCGGTTGCCGTGAGCGTCTTTCCCGACGAGCTCTATCAGGCACCGCGCAGTTGGGCAGAGAAGGCCTACCCCAACCTCATCCACTTCAACAAGCTCGACAAGGGCGGGCACTTCGCCGCCTGGGAGCAGCCCCAGCATTTGGTAAACGAGCTCCGCGTGGGCTTGCGGTCGCTTCGATAA
- a CDS encoding protein kinase domain-containing protein: protein MTDVDPFATQRDVSGSVTAELAAAGFEDAQEIGRGGFGVVYRCTQAALDRTVAVKVLTADLDEENRARFLREQRAAGRLTGHPNIVNVFHAGVTDNGRPFIVMPYHAQGSLDERIRRHGPLPLDEALRLGVKIAGALETAHRLGILHRDVKPGNILFTDYGEPALTDFGIAHIAGGFETTAGVVTGSPAFTAPEVVAGEPPSAAADVYGLGATLFAAITGHAAFERRSGEQVVAQFLRITSEPVPNPREHGISEGVSAVIERAMSAEAGARPSAVELGRQLRESQLQHGFPVDEMAMHAEPGAAHGGEPVRPSWSPADSGRTGGLPLELTSFVDRRTELAEATNLLSTSRLVTLTGIGGVGKTRLALRAAAKAKRNFSDGVTLVELAELLDDSLVAGVVAAALGLRDQSARPSHEVLVEFLAPREVLLVLDNCEQVVDAAAKLAEILLRACPRLRILATSREPLGIGGETALLIPPLPVPDPDHLPKGPPRNDAVTLFAERGAAVVPGFELTEENKVTIARICQRLDGLPLPIELAAARLRAMTPDQILQRLTDRYLLLTRGSRDAPSRQQTLRMCIDWSYDLCTPAEQRMWAQLSVFAGSFELEAAEQVCHGDDADDLLDTVTFLVDKSILTREESGSAVRFRMLETVRAYGREKMQERGDYTALRRRHRDWCERLAVEAETEWISSRQLALIARLTREQPNLREALDFCMSDSPATGLRIAAALYPFWLSRGLFSEGRRWLGRLLAREPGESTGDRVKALYAGSMLAGVQGDISVSDALAEQAQAVAAQSSDPLVRAHADHAAGYAALFAGRLSDARAHLEKAVRGFTARNDLYEVAAVVGLGMTHDLVNDTERAVECHERVLAITEAQGESVYRSYSLWALAVAVWRLGESARASQLLGQALQIDRRVNDRLSASVCLQALAWLAAEEHNMERAVVLMGAADECIRSVGSSTVLVPGMSVYQDECERRTREAMSEQAFAAARRKGAALGFDAAVAYALGEQVSPSPTSAGPSPTPTKREREVAALIAEGLTNKEIAARLVISPRTAQGHVEHLLTKLGFNSRAQIAAWVVESQVEG from the coding sequence ATGACGGACGTCGATCCGTTCGCGACGCAACGCGACGTGTCCGGTTCGGTCACGGCGGAGTTGGCGGCGGCCGGATTCGAGGATGCCCAGGAGATCGGCCGCGGCGGTTTCGGCGTCGTGTACCGGTGCACGCAGGCTGCGCTCGACCGCACCGTGGCGGTCAAGGTCCTCACCGCAGACCTCGACGAGGAGAATCGGGCACGGTTCCTGCGTGAGCAGCGTGCGGCCGGCCGGCTGACCGGTCACCCCAACATCGTCAATGTTTTCCACGCCGGTGTCACCGATAACGGTCGGCCCTTCATCGTGATGCCGTACCACGCCCAGGGGTCGCTCGACGAGCGGATCCGGCGCCACGGGCCGCTCCCGCTCGACGAAGCGTTGCGACTCGGGGTGAAGATTGCCGGCGCCCTCGAAACTGCCCACCGGCTCGGGATCCTGCATCGCGATGTCAAGCCCGGGAACATCCTGTTCACCGACTACGGCGAGCCTGCGCTGACGGATTTCGGCATCGCTCACATCGCCGGTGGGTTCGAAACCACGGCCGGCGTCGTGACGGGTTCGCCGGCGTTCACCGCCCCCGAGGTGGTGGCCGGTGAGCCCCCGAGTGCTGCTGCCGATGTGTACGGCCTCGGTGCCACCCTGTTCGCGGCGATCACTGGTCATGCGGCGTTCGAACGCCGAAGCGGTGAGCAGGTGGTGGCACAGTTCCTGAGGATCACGTCCGAGCCGGTGCCGAACCCGCGCGAACACGGCATTTCCGAGGGGGTCAGCGCTGTCATCGAACGTGCCATGTCCGCAGAGGCAGGCGCTCGCCCCTCCGCAGTGGAACTGGGTCGGCAACTCCGCGAGTCCCAACTGCAGCACGGCTTCCCGGTCGACGAGATGGCAATGCATGCGGAACCGGGGGCAGCGCATGGCGGAGAGCCAGTCCGGCCGTCGTGGTCGCCGGCGGATTCGGGCCGAACGGGTGGACTTCCGCTGGAGCTGACCAGTTTCGTCGACCGCCGCACGGAACTCGCCGAGGCGACGAACTTGCTCTCGACGTCGCGGCTGGTGACGTTGACCGGAATCGGCGGGGTGGGAAAGACCCGGCTTGCTCTGCGTGCAGCCGCCAAAGCGAAACGAAACTTCTCGGACGGTGTGACACTGGTGGAACTGGCTGAGCTGCTGGACGATTCGCTGGTCGCGGGGGTCGTAGCGGCCGCACTGGGCTTGCGTGACCAGTCTGCGCGACCTTCACACGAGGTGCTCGTCGAGTTCCTCGCCCCGCGTGAAGTGTTGCTCGTGCTGGACAACTGCGAGCAGGTGGTGGACGCGGCCGCGAAACTCGCCGAAATCCTGCTGCGCGCGTGCCCTCGGCTGCGAATTCTCGCGACGAGTCGCGAACCGCTCGGAATCGGTGGGGAAACAGCCCTTCTTATTCCCCCGTTGCCCGTCCCGGATCCCGATCACCTGCCGAAAGGACCGCCCCGCAACGACGCGGTCACCCTCTTCGCGGAACGCGGCGCCGCCGTAGTCCCCGGATTCGAGCTCACCGAGGAGAACAAGGTCACCATCGCCCGAATCTGTCAGCGGCTGGACGGGCTGCCGCTGCCGATCGAACTGGCGGCGGCCCGGCTACGCGCGATGACACCCGATCAGATCCTGCAGCGTCTCACCGATCGTTACCTACTCCTCACTCGCGGCAGCAGGGACGCGCCTTCCCGGCAGCAGACGTTGCGGATGTGCATCGACTGGAGTTACGACCTGTGCACACCTGCGGAACAACGGATGTGGGCGCAGCTCTCCGTGTTCGCGGGCAGTTTCGAACTCGAGGCCGCGGAACAGGTCTGCCATGGCGACGACGCAGACGACCTCCTCGACACCGTGACGTTTCTCGTCGACAAGTCGATCCTGACGAGAGAAGAGTCGGGTTCCGCGGTGCGGTTCCGAATGCTCGAGACCGTGCGCGCCTACGGGCGGGAAAAGATGCAGGAGAGGGGCGACTACACCGCGCTTCGCCGTCGACACCGCGACTGGTGTGAGCGGCTGGCGGTCGAGGCGGAAACCGAATGGATCAGTTCCCGGCAGCTCGCGTTGATCGCCAGACTGACTCGGGAACAACCGAATCTCCGTGAGGCGCTGGATTTTTGCATGTCCGACAGTCCCGCAACGGGACTGCGGATCGCTGCCGCACTGTACCCGTTCTGGCTGTCCCGGGGATTGTTCAGCGAGGGTCGGCGATGGCTCGGTCGCCTCCTCGCTCGAGAACCGGGAGAGTCTACCGGCGATCGCGTCAAGGCGCTCTACGCCGGCAGTATGCTGGCCGGAGTGCAGGGCGACATTTCCGTGTCGGACGCGCTGGCGGAGCAAGCGCAGGCGGTTGCCGCTCAGTCGAGCGACCCGCTGGTGCGTGCGCACGCCGACCACGCGGCCGGCTACGCGGCACTGTTCGCCGGGCGCCTTTCCGACGCCCGCGCACATCTCGAGAAGGCTGTCCGAGGGTTCACGGCACGCAACGACCTCTACGAGGTCGCCGCAGTCGTGGGTCTCGGCATGACGCACGACCTCGTGAACGACACGGAACGAGCCGTCGAATGCCATGAGCGCGTCCTCGCGATCACCGAGGCGCAGGGCGAATCGGTGTATCGGTCGTATTCGCTGTGGGCGCTGGCTGTCGCGGTGTGGCGGCTCGGGGAGAGCGCACGGGCGTCGCAGCTCCTCGGGCAGGCTCTCCAGATCGACCGTCGCGTGAACGACCGGCTCAGCGCCAGTGTGTGCCTGCAGGCGCTCGCGTGGCTCGCCGCGGAGGAACACAATATGGAACGAGCGGTCGTATTGATGGGCGCCGCAGACGAGTGCATCCGATCGGTGGGCAGTTCGACGGTGTTGGTGCCCGGCATGAGCGTGTACCAGGACGAGTGCGAACGCCGGACCCGAGAGGCGATGAGTGAGCAGGCCTTCGCCGCGGCCCGCAGAAAGGGTGCGGCGCTCGGCTTCGACGCAGCAGTCGCCTACGCGCTGGGCGAGCAGGTTTCGCCCTCTCCGACGTCCGCCGGTCCGTCGCCCACACCGACGAAGCGGGAGCGTGAGGTTGCCGCCCTCATCGCCGAGGGGCTGACCAACAAGGAGATCGCCGCGCGGCTGGTGATATCGCCCCGCACCGCACAGGGGCACGTGGAACATCTCCTGACGAAGCTGGGATTCAACTCACGCGCACAAATTGCGGCATGGGTAGTGGAATCGCAGGTGGAGGGGTGA
- the arsB gene encoding ACR3 family arsenite efflux transporter, whose amino-acid sequence MSGATTTGHPAVVGKLSTLDRFLPVWIGVAMVTGLLLGRMIPGLGDALSAVEIDGISLPIALGLLIMMYPVLAKVRYDRLDTVTGDRRLLIGSLVLNWVLGPALMFALAWLLLPDLPEYRTGLIIVGLARCIAMVIIWNDLACGDREAAAVLVAINSVFQVIMFAVLGWFYLSVLPGWLGLEQTTIDTSPWQIAKSVLIFLGIPLLAGYLTRRFGEKARGRTWYESTFLPRIGPWALYGLLFTIVILFALQGDRITSQPWDVVRIAIPLLAYFAIMWGGGYALGAVMGLGYQRTTTLAFTAAGNNFELAIAVAIATYGAASGQALAGVVGPLIEVPVLVGLVYVSLALRSRFRASATEGSLS is encoded by the coding sequence ATGAGCGGGGCCACCACGACCGGACACCCAGCCGTCGTCGGGAAGCTTTCCACCCTGGACCGGTTCCTGCCGGTGTGGATCGGCGTCGCCATGGTCACCGGACTGCTCCTCGGCCGGATGATCCCCGGACTCGGGGACGCCCTGAGCGCCGTCGAGATCGACGGCATCTCGTTGCCGATCGCCCTCGGCCTGCTCATCATGATGTACCCGGTGCTTGCGAAGGTCCGCTACGACCGACTCGACACCGTCACCGGCGACCGCAGACTGCTCATCGGATCGTTGGTACTGAACTGGGTGCTCGGTCCGGCACTGATGTTCGCCCTCGCCTGGTTGCTCCTGCCGGATCTGCCGGAGTACCGCACCGGTCTGATCATCGTCGGCCTGGCCCGCTGCATCGCCATGGTCATCATCTGGAACGACCTCGCGTGCGGTGACCGCGAGGCAGCCGCCGTCCTGGTCGCGATCAACTCGGTGTTCCAGGTCATCATGTTCGCCGTGCTCGGCTGGTTCTATCTGTCCGTGCTACCCGGCTGGCTCGGCCTCGAGCAGACCACCATCGACACCTCACCGTGGCAGATCGCGAAGTCGGTGCTCATCTTCCTGGGCATCCCGCTGCTCGCCGGCTACCTCACCCGTCGCTTCGGCGAGAAGGCCAGAGGCCGCACCTGGTACGAGAGCACGTTCCTTCCCCGGATCGGGCCGTGGGCGCTGTACGGATTGCTGTTCACGATCGTGATCCTCTTCGCGCTGCAGGGTGACCGGATCACGTCCCAGCCGTGGGACGTCGTCCGCATCGCGATCCCGCTTCTCGCCTATTTCGCGATCATGTGGGGCGGCGGCTACGCCCTCGGCGCCGTCATGGGCCTGGGTTACCAGCGCACCACCACTCTCGCGTTCACCGCCGCGGGCAACAACTTCGAACTCGCCATCGCCGTCGCCATCGCCACCTATGGTGCGGCGTCGGGCCAGGCGCTGGCCGGTGTCGTCGGACCGCTGATCGAGGTCCCCGTCCTCGTGGGGCTGGTCTACGTGTCGCTCGCGCTCCGTTCCCGGTTCCGCGCGTCCGCTACGGAAGGTTCGCTGTCATGA